The following is a genomic window from Nicotiana tabacum cultivar K326 chromosome 3, ASM71507v2, whole genome shotgun sequence.
AGTCTAATGAAAGGTAAGCTCACGGTACGAGATACATCAAATAGTAACAACTGGATAGTGCATCCATAAGAAAGGTTGACGAGAGTACATATACCTTCAGCTTCTGCAACATTTGCTACCTCTTGAAAGAACTCTAATCCTTTGCTGAAAGTCTTGACTTTCCAGGATCTATGCAGCTTTAGTGTGCCACCATCATTCAGCAAATCCCAACCTGTCACCTGCACAAACGAATGTTAGCAAAATGTAAAGGACTATGAGCCCGTTTTGAGTGGCTTAAAAAAATTGGCTTTTTAGCAGAAATAGTTTTTAAGCCAAAAAGCAATAAGTTGCGATTGTCCAGCTTACTGCTTTTGACTtgttttaagaagtttttaacttattttaatcaCTTTTTAACTTTGCCAAATACTGAAAAAGGTTAAAAAGAACTTAAAAGCTAATTTGACCAgcttaaaagccaatccaaacaccctctatgTCTACATGAAAACATTATAAATTTCAAACCTACTAGTTGAgcttaaaagccaatccaaacaccctctatgTCTACATGAAAACATTATAAATTTCAAACCTGCCACATCAACTGGTTCGCAGCTTCTTCACTCATAGACCTCAAATCCTTTGTGTTGCATGGCACACACTTCTTAGTTGACAAATCTGAAATACCAATTTAACAGGTAAACTAAAAGTCATTGCGGCTATCATTTCTTTTGAAAACAAACTCATCAAGCTAAGAGAACTCCTCCTACTCCCACCACCATCCAATCGCCCCCACCCAAAAAAAGGAAAACTAAAATAAGCAATACTGCCACACATGATTTATGGAGTAATAGATCCCAGAatagggatggcaatggggcaGGGAAAGGAATGGAAAACCCAGGGTAGGCCATGGGAACATTTAAGCAGGCGGAGCAGGGCAAAACATAATTCTTGAAAAATTTTAATGGGACAATGCAAGGGGCATGTCAGCACATTGGGAAAAAAGGGCTCACACATTGATGTGGGCTCGCCGACATTTCATTCATTCATTGGGGTAAGTTCTCAAAACCTTCGTCGTCTTAACATCCCTTCTAGATTGCATTTTTTCATTTCAGCAATGTTGATGCTGATGTGTTAGAATACAAGCAGATGCTTTGCTACTATGTGAACTTCATAAGAATCTATTTGCAATGACATTGACGTGGGCTCGTCGATGTTTCATTCAAACTTCATTGGGGTGAGTTCTCAAAACCTTCGTCGTCTTAACATCCCTTCTAGATTGTATTTTTTCATTTCAGCAATACTGATGCTGATGTGTTAGAATACAAGCAGATGCTTTGCTACTATGTGAGCTTCATAAGAATCTATTTGCGATGAAAGAGAAATTGGTTTCCACTTTTCTGGGTCAAttgattctttttccattttttcaaaAGCTATAATTTTCCCTCTATCTGGCCAGTGCTTAAATGAATCGTAGAAAGATAAACTTTCAGGAAGTTGGATTTGCATGGTGTTGTTTTGGAAACATTTGAGGGAAAGGGGTACTTCCGTTAGCCAAAAAACAGCCTAGATGTTGGTTTTTCAATACATGTTGTTCATACACGTCCAGGTAAACACTGAAGTGGATTGCAGAGAGGTTattttcaagattttttttttttttttttgataacgaTGGTGTCTCCGAGTGACCCTATGGTCACGGGATCGAGCCGTGCAATTAGCCAttgatgcttgcattagggtataCTGCCTATATTACACCCTATTAGGATGTGATCCTTCCCCGGACCCTGTGTAAACGCAGAATGCTTCGTACACCGGACTGCCCTTTGATAACAGTGGTGTCCGGGCAAGCTTGTGCGCACCTCAACTAGTTCTATTGGGTAtctgctacctcccaccaacaTATGCATCGGGCAATATTTTAGTGATACTGATTTTAACATGCACTGTTGCACAATATTTTAGTGAAAATGAGACGGGTATTTGTAATGTGAAGAAACTTTTGTGCATTTTATTTTGGGCTTTTCTAGAGAGTTACTATGAAGTAGTCCATGTTCCCTGCTTTTTAAGTCGCAAAATTCCAACATCACGAAAAGGAACATGGGCTATTCCAAGAATGCTTTTAGGTTCAGGCAAAAGAACTTTTGAAGAGAGAGAAGCTCTCCCATCTCTCTAACTTTCCCTCTCCCAAACTTCTGTCTCACACTCAAAAGAACCATGGGTTCAGACCCTTCCAACCTAGAAAACACAAAAATTCCCCTGAAACCACTGGATAATTTAATACCTAGTAATTCATCTAGGGATCAAAACAACATGGGAAACCTAATCGATTCCATTCCAGCTACTTTTAAAGAAAAACTAGTTGAAAATGGGGAACAAATTTATCTCTCCATGGACCCTCTATCTTCCCTCACCCTACCAATGGATATTCAAGAGGATGAGTCTGCCCCACATTCAAAAGAAGACCACGAAAACCTAGTCCTCTCCGTTACTATCACACTTGAAGACAAGCAAAGAATATGCCATCCCTGGAAATACTCTCTAATAATCAAACTACATGGAAAAAGAATCCTTCATcaaattttgaaacaaaaaatTCAGGAACTAtggaaaatcaaagaaaatttcccCCTCATAGACTTGGGTAACGATTACTACATTGCCAAACTTCAAAATGAAGGTAGCATGAGCCATATCCTCCAAGACGGGCCATGGTTTATTTATGAATTCTTTTTATCGAGCTGGCAACCAAATTTCGTAGCCAAGAATGCAAAACAAAGCCATACGGTTGTTTGGGTAAGGCTACCTCAATTACCTACAGAATTCTACGATAGCCAAATCTTACAAAAAGTAGGGAAAGACATTGGAAAACTCCTAAAGGTAGACGCCTGTACGTCTTCATCCCTAAGAGGAAGGTATGCTAGAGTGTGCGTAGAAGTGCCTATGGACGAACCAGTAAAAAATGTTATCTTTATCGGAAGTCATAAGCAACAAATCCAATATGAAGCGGACAATTATCTTTGCAAATCATGTGGTCGCTTGGGCCATAAAACCATAGATTGTCAGGAGAAGGGGATTACAACGAAGGAAACAAATCTTACTCCAACGAATAAAGCAAAAATATCAACACCAGATCCACTGGACGAAGGTTGGCAAACGGTCACCTTCCCACGATGCAGGAGAATCCAACAACAAAAATCAAACGAGGTAGATTCAGAGTTCCAAGAATCAGGTATTAATGCCAGGTTAATCAATTCCACTACGGGTAAGTTTTCTGCTAATCATAAAATTAAATATGTTCCAAAAATTCTTAATTATGATTCTGTTAAAAATGAACAACAAAaaacccatctttcttcttcccaaaccacccgcaaaaataatataatagatGCTTCTAAAGGCCCTCTAAATTCTGAGCCTCAGCTTGTGGTTTTAGGCAATACCACCTTTCCAAAAAACCAAAACCACTCCGATATAGATTCATTGAGTTGGGCTCAAGAAGCAAATCCTGACAATGATCTTCCAAATTCACTAGAAGACAAATTAGCTAATAAACAAGACTTCTCCCTAATTAATACTAATAGCCAATTGGAGGTCTCTCCTTCAAACACTAATCATCATAACCTAGTTTTCACTCCTAGAAACAAAATAAGCCTACAACTAGCTAACACTCCTTTGCATGCGGAAGCCAACTCGTCCAACCACATACACCCTTCAGTACAAATGGCAAAAACTCCGATACACGTGCCTAGCAAATCCCATGCAAAATCCTCTATATGTCCTAACACGCTAAACCTCTCCGGTGACATGCAAATAGAGGTAATCATTCCCTCGATCACAACCCCTCAACCCTTAAATTACCAAGACTCTTCTCCTAAAAGTGCCAAGAATACCATTAAGCAATCGGAGAAGATTCCGACTAATCCAAATACTCACAAATCAAAGAGCACTCCACATGGACAACCTACCTCCTTTCCCCCAACAAATGCCCCCACTCCCAATAGTGTATGCACAACCTCCTCTTACTTAGAATCATCACCCGACCTCTTGAATAGAGCTAGGTCTAATAGGGAGGGGGATATCACTCCAAGTGAATATCAACGGGCAGGAGAGTATAATAATCATTAACAACACATAATTCCTAGCACAAATTGTGTCCGAGGGTCTCCACCTGTCAATGAGAGCAACTACCTGAATCACATTTGGGTGAACAACATCATGCAACCTCTATCTAGCACCCGGGATGCACAACAACCTAGTCCAATCCATGCGTGCCCAATGGAACCTACCCCACCACTTCTCTCAAAACCCTTATCTCCCTCAAAACATGGGTCTAGAGGTTCCCTTCTTTCCTCTTCAAGAGTCGATTGCCCTGAATCCAATCTTGATGCCCTGGAGCTGCCTCAGAATCCCATGCAACAAGAAGCTATGGACCAGCAGGTCCCCTAACCCCATATGCCACAAGATATAGGAAATCCAGAGGGGGGGGAATGGAGGGGGAGACAGATCTTATACGGGAGCTAATGGTAGAGTCTTCAAACCTAGACGAAGTAAAGGTGTATCTATTCGAGGAGAGGCGGGAGAAGAGGCTTATTCTAGCATGTCCACCTTTACTATTCAAATGCACAATGGACATGAGGGCACCCCAGGATCCCACTATAGGGAAATTAGCCATGATTCTAGTTCCCTCTTTAAGGAGGAACCCAGTATGCCCACAAGTAATCAAGTCCAATGGTCCACCTCATCACCCTCATCTCCCAATGAATCGtgctaaaaatattattatctggAATATCAGAGGGAATAATGTTGAGTTTAGGAGAAATTTTCACGAGTTAATAGCCACTCACCACCCTTGCATGGTCACCTTACTAGAAACAAGGATGACAAGCCATGGTAGTCTCATGAATGAATTTGGGTTTTCGGATATGATAAAGGTCCCAGCAGAGGGACAATCAGGTGGCATGGCTGTGATGTGGGATACTAACTTGGTGCATGTCAACAATTTCGTCAAAAGAAACAATGAAATTCATGCACTGTTTGAGGTAATCCCTTCTCAACAATCTTGGTTATTTACATCCATTTATGCTAGTACAaagatttcaaacaaaaataacATGTGGGATAATATTACAAACATTTATAATGATTATAAAGGTGCTTGGCTACTGGAAGGAGATTTCAATGATGTTCTTATAACAGATGATAAGCTAGGGGGAAACCCTATAAATAGAAGAAGGGCTGCTAAATTATAGAATATGATTAATTACTGTAAGCTAATGGACCTGGGCTTTAAAGGTTGTAAATATACCTGGTCAAATCACAATAAGATAAATAATAACCGTATTATGGAAAAACTAGACAAGGTTCTAGCAAATGGATAAGGATTTTCCCAAAGGCATCTGTAATTTATTTGCCAAAAACCCATTCAGATCATAATCCTATCCTTCTAGAATTAATTCCAAAACAAACAACCACCCTCACAAAACCATTCAGACTAGAATCTTATTGGTGTGGCCACCCCGAATTTGGTAACAATGTTAATGAGTGCTGGCTTGACTCCAACATTGTTGTAGCCTCCAAAAACTTTAAGAATCGTATTATTGAATGGAAAAATAAAACCTTTGGAGAcctttttaagaaaaagaaaaaaaatctggcAAGATTAAAGGGGATAAAGAAGTCTAGCTCCTATGGTCTAAGCACCTTCCTTAATAATCTAGAAAATATCCTCTAAGTCTGACTATGACAATATCTTAAAAATCGAAGAAGACTTTTGGAAGTTACGTTCTAGAATAAGTTGGCTCAATGAAGGGGACATGAACTCAAAATTCTTCCACGTTTGTGCCACAAATAATAGAACTAATAAGATtgtgtttttcaaagatattgAGGGTAACTGGATAGATGATCCTCAGAAAATCATGGATCACACCCACAACTATTTTAAGCAAATTTTCACTACGGACCACATTTACTCTGACTGGTCAGCTATTAAAAATGACCCCCCTAGTTACAAATTTTGTAACTTATATCCCAGTCAGATCTCAAAAAATCAATTTtcaattttaaaccttttaaatcaCTCGGGCAAGATGGTCTTCATCCGTTCTTCTTTCAAAAGTATTGGCAGCTTTTAAGAACCTCTGTCACAAATCTTTGCCATCAAGCATTTGAATCAAGCAAACTACCAGAGGGGATAAATGAAACTTGCCTCTGCCTTATCCCAAAAATTCCCAACACTAATAATTTGAAAAATTTCCGACCTATTCGGCTTTGTAACACAATTTATAAAATAATCTCAAAAACCATAGCCAATAAACTAAAACGCTTTTTAGAAAATTTAATTTGCCCTTACCAGGCTAGCTTCATCAAGGGTAGACGTACTAGTGACAATGTTGTTATAATTTAGGAACTAATGcttaaaatgcacaaacaaaaagGTGCAAAGGCTAACCTAGTTATGAAAATAGACCTAGAAAAGGCTTTCGATCGATTAGAATGGTTTTTTGTTTACAGAACCCTTCGTCATTTTAATTTCCCTCCAAAAATCTCTACCTTAATTATGGATTGTATCACAACCATCAAGATAGCTGTGTTAGTTAATGGTAGTAAGAGTGATTTCTTCTCTCCTAGTAAAGGTATTAGGCAGGGAGATCCTTTATCTCCTTATATATTGATCCTTGTATGGAAATGATGTCCATCCAAATCAACCATCAAGTAGATATTGGTACCTGGTTTCCTGTCAATATGGGAAGGAACTAATGCCAATTATCCCACCTATTTTACGCAGATGACCTCACCCTAATGTGCAAGATTGATAAAAAATCCCCTAAATCAATTCTCAATTACCTGAACTCTTTTTGCAAATTGTCAAGCCAAAATATTAATTTgtcaaagtccaaaatcattgtCTCCAAAAACTGCCCCACTCATACCTCAAAAGCTTTGACAAAacttttaatatgaaaattagtAATAGTTTTGGAAAATACCAGTATTTTCCAATTACAAACACCAAGCCTAGACCTTCCGATTACCAGTTCATCCTCGATAAATTGGCAAATAAATTGGTTTCTTGGAAATCAAATTTTCTTAGTATAGCAAGGAGGACAACTCTTGCAGCGGCAATCCTAAACAGTATTCATAACCACGTCATGCAGTACAACTACCTGCCCACTAGGATTACCAAACACATTGACAAAATCCAGAAAACTTTCATATGGGGATCCACT
Proteins encoded in this region:
- the LOC107805621 gene encoding pterin-4-alpha-carbinolamine dehydratase 2, mitochondrial isoform X2, with protein sequence MEDLSTKKCVPCNTKDLRSMSEEAANQLMWQVTGWDLLNDGGTLKLHRSWKVKTFSKGLEFFQEVANVAEAEGHHPDLHLVGWNNVIIDIWTHSVGGLTENDFILAAKINGLDLQHLLSKKTTKSAQSSA